CGTCGGCGTCGTTGTAGGTCTTGATGACCGTGGTGACGTCGACCGGGTCGCCCCACACACAGTGTCGGCGCGTCCGATGCCGGTGAGCTCGTTGAAGATCAGGGAGCCGTTCTCGAAGTCGGCGCGCCGGCCACCCGGATCGGTACTCGTCGGAGGTCGGCAGGCCGATTTCGCCGGTGTCGGCGCCGAGGTTCTGCCAGGTCTTGAAGATTTCGCCGAGGGGGTTGCGCGGCGGTGGTGGCGTGGCCCGTCAGGGGCGGGCGGGACCGATCGCCGTCGGCGCGTCGCGGCGGGGCAGGGCGGCCGCGGTCAGGGCCGCACCGGTGGCGGTGACGGCCGCGCTCACCAGCAGCACCGTGGTCAGGCCGTCCATGAATGCGTCGACCGGGGTGGCGGCGTGGTGCCCGGCGAGCAGGCTGCCGAGCACGGCGACGCCGAAGGCGCCGCCGACGTAGCGGAAGGTCATGGTGATCGCGATGCCGGTGCCGGACCGTTCGGGGGGCAGGACACCGAGGACGGCGTCGACGGCCGGGGCCAGTGCGCTCCGACGCCCGCCCCGGTGACGGCGAGCCAGGTGGCGGTCAGGGGGTAGCCTGTGGCCGCGTCGGTGGTGGCGCCGAGGGTCAGGCCGGCGGTGGTCAGGAGCAGTCCGCCGGCGACCGGGACGCGGACACCGCACAGCGCGGCGAGGCGCTCGCCGAGCGGTGCGCCCACCACGATGCCGCCGATGACCGGTAGCAACCGCAGTCCGGTGCCGAAGGCGTCGTAGCCGCCGACCAGGTGCAGGTACTGAGGAATCACGAACAGCAGGCCGAGCAGCGCGAAACTGGCCAGCGCGGCGGCGACGCTGCCCCAGACGAACAGTGGCTCACCGAACAGGGGCAGGTCGATGAGCGGGTGCCGGGTGTGTCGTTGCCACCAGACGAACACCGCCACCAGCGCGGCGCCCCCGGCCAGGGCGGCGACGGTGACCGGATCGGTCCAGCCCCGGGTGGGTGCCTCGATCACCCCGTAGACGGCGGCCACCAGCCCGGTGGTGGCCAGCACGGCACCGAGGACGTCGACCGGGCGCGGGTCCGGGTCCCGGAACTCGGGGATCAGCAACGCGGTGGCCACCAGCGCGGCCGCCGCGACCGGCACGTTGATCAGGAAGATCGACCCCCACCAGTAGTGGTCGAGCAGCCAGCCGCCGATCAGCGGGCCGAGCGGGATTCCGGCACCCATCGCGGCGATCACCACCGACAGCGCCTTCGCCCGCTCGCGGGCGTCGGGGAACAGCACCGGCAGCGTGGCCAGGGCGATCGGGGTGAGCACCGCGGCCCCCAGGCCCATCACCGCGCGGGCCGCGATCACCGGCCCCGCGGTGTGCGCCGCCGCCGCCACCAGCGAGCCGGCCGCGAACAGGGCCAGCCCGGCCAGCATCGACCGCCGGTGACCGTAGCGGTCGCCGAGCGCCCCGCACGGCAGCATCAGGCCGGCGAACACCAGCACGTAGGCGTTGACCATCCACTGCAGCTCCGCGGTGCCGGCACCGAGATCCGCGGCGATGGTGGGTAGCGCCACGTTGAGGATGGTGATGTCGAAGCCGAGGGTCAGGACCGCCAGCGTCAGCGGCAGCAACGCCCACCACCGGCGGCGTTCGGGTGCGCTCATGAGCCGCTCCTCCACCGATAAACCCGACGATGGCGATATCATCGCCGACAAGCGATGTAACTATCGAATACGTTATCATCGCCGTATGACGATTGATAGTGATGGGTGCCTGGTCTCCGGCACCGGCTCGACATTGGATGCGGCGGTGGCGTTGTTCCACAGCCTCTCCGACGGCACCCGGCTGGCGATCGTGCGCCGCCTCGCCGACGGGGAGGCCCGGGTGGCGGACCTGGTCGGGGAACTCGGGATGGCGCAGTCGACGGTGTCGGCGCACATGGCGTGCCTGCGGGACTGTGGTCTGGTGCAGGGCCGCCCTCAGGGCCGGCAGGTGTTCTACTCGCTGACCCGCCCGGAGCTGCTGGACCTGCTGGCGTCGGCGGAAACCCTGCTCGCCGCCACCGGGAACGCGGTGGCGCTGTGCCCGAACTACGGCACCGACGCCGGTACCGGCCCGGGGGTGACCGCATGAGCGACGCCTGCGGCTGCGGCCACGACGAACCCCGCCCCGAGGGCGAGGAGGAGCACGAACCGGAAAAGTTGTGGCAGATCACCGAGATCCGGGCCGCGGCCGCCGCCGGGGTGCTGCTTTTGGCCGGGTTGATCGTCGGCTGGGTCGGCGGACCCGATCCGGTGACGTTGGCGCTCGAAGCTCTCGCGTTGGCGGTCGCCGGCTACACCTTCGTCCCCTCCACCCTGAAGCGGCTGGCCAAGGGCAAGATCGGCGTCGGCACCCTGATGACGATCGCCGCGGTCGGCGCCGTGATCCTCGGCGAGGTCGGCGAGGCCGCGATGCTGGCGTTCCTCTTCGCGATCAGTGAGGGCCTCGAGGAGTACGCGGTCACCCGTACCCGCCGCGGCCTGCGCGCGCTGCTGTCCCTGGTCCCCGACACCGCCACCGTGATCCGCGACGGCCGTGAGCAGACGGTGTCACCGGCCGAGTTGGCGCTCGGGGAGATCATGATCGTCAAACCCGGGGAACGGATCGCCACCGACGGCACCATCCGGGCCGGCCGCACCGCGCTCGACACCTCGGCGATCACCGGCGAATCCGTGCCCGTCGAGGCCGGCCCCGGCGACGCGGTGTTCGCCGGCTCCATCAACGGCACCGGGGTGCTCGAGGTCGAGGTGACCGCGGGCGCCGAGGACAACTCGCTGGCCAAGATCGTGAAGATCGTCGAGGCCGAACAGTCCCGCAAGGGCGAGGCCCAGCGCCTCGCCGACACGATCGCCAAACCCCTGGTCCCGACGATCATGGTCGCCGCGACGATCATCGCCGCGGTGGGCAGCCTGCTCGGTGAGCCGCGGGTGTGGATCGAACGCGCGCTCGTCGTCCTCGTGGCCGCCTCCCCGTGCGCGCTGGCCATCGCCGTCCCGGTCACCGTCGTCGCCGCGATCGGCGCCGCCAGCAAACTCGGTGTCCTGGTCAAGGGCGGCGCCGCCCTCGAGGCCCTCGGCCGCATCCGCGGGATCGCGCTGGACAAGACCGGCACCCTCACCCGCAACAAGCCGGTCGTCATCGACGTCGCCACCACGAACGGTGCCACCCGCGCCGAGGTGCTCGCGGTGGCCGCGGCGCTCGAGGCGCGCAGCGAACACCCCCTCGCCGCCGCGATCCTCGCCGCCGTCGACGACTACGCCCCGGCCGAGGACGTGGAGTCCGTCACCAGCGCCGGCCTGACCGGGCGCCTGCACGGCGCCGCCGTCCGGCTCGGACGACCGGGGTGGATCGAGCCCGGCCCCCTGGCCGACCAGGTGGAGTGGATGCAGCACGCCGGAGCCACCGCCGTGCTCATCGAACGCGATCACCTGGTGCTCGGTGCCATCGCGGTCCGCGACGAGCTGCGCCCCGAGGCCGTCGAGGTCGTCGCCGGGCTACACCGCGACGGCTACCACGTGACGATGCTGACCGGCGACAACGAGCGCACCGCCCGCGCCCTGGCCGCGGAGGTCGGGATCGACGAGGTGCACGCGGACCTGCGTCCGGAGGACAAGGCCCGCATCATCGACGACCTGCAAGACCGGCGGTCGACGGCGATGGTCGGCGACGGTGTCAACGACGCCCCTGCCCTGGCGACCGCGGATCTCGGTATCGCGATGGGCGCGATGGGCACCGATGTGGCCATCGAAACCGCCGACGTCGCCCTGATGGGTGAGGACCTGCGGCACCTGCCGCAGGCCCTGGCGCACGCCCGCCGCTCACGCCGCATCATGCTGCAGAACGTCGGGTTGTCGCTGGCGATCATCACCGTCCTGATGCCGCTGGCCCTGTTCGGGGTCCTCGGCCTGGCCGCGGTGGTCCTGGTGCACGAGCTCGCCGAGATCGTGGTCATCGCCAACGGTGTCCGCGCCGGCCGCGCCCAGGCCCTCACCACCGGGTCGGTACCCGCCCCGGCGGCGGGGAAGGTCGAGGCCCGCACATGAGCGAGACAGCGGCCCGAGCGACCCGCATGGGTTGGTCGCGGCGGGTTCTCGTGGTCGTCGGTGTCGCGCTCGCCGCCGTCGCACTGCTGGTCGAACCCGTTGCGCGCCGCGAACTTTCCGATGATCGCACCGTCGACCTGGGATTGCTGCAACTGAAGTTGGCGTACAACAGCGGTGTCGCGTTCAGCGTCGGCGACCAGCTGCCGGCCGGGATCGTCCTCGTGGTCACCGCCACCATCACCCTCGGTGTCGGTATCTACGCGTGGCGCACCGTCCCCACCAGTTCGCTGGTGGGGGTGGTGGGTTTCTCGGCGATCATCGCCGGAGCGGCCGCCAATGTGATCGACCGCGCCGTCGACGGGAAGGTCACCGACTACTTCCACACCGGCTGGTGGCCCACCTTCAACGTCGCCGACACCTACCTCACCTGCGGTGTCGTGCTGCTCATCGCATCACTGCTCTGGGAGTCCGCCCACGCCCCCGCCGATCCCACGCCCGCGAAGGAGAGTGCGACGTGACCGCCATGCCCGATCGCATCCGATCCGCCTACACCGCGGAGATGGCCGCCGCTCGCGACGCGGCGGACGGCACCGCGCGGTGGGCGCATCTCGAACGGGCGCACATCCTGTCCCAGCCCTACCCGTGGCCGCACACCCGCAACCACATCGCCATGCTCATCCTGGCGCTGCGGCAACGCGATCGCCGCGAGGCACTGGGGCAGGTGGTGCGGATCATCGTCGCGGCCCCCGGCTCCGCCCTGGGCCGTTACCCCGAGGGCAACACCGGCCGCACCCGCGCCGGACTGAGAACCCCGATGCCGATGCCCGCCGACCTGGCCCGCCTCACCGGAACACGATGACGGCCGCCGACATTCGGCCGACCCGCGGCCGCCGCCGGGTGCGGGGATGATCGGCACCGTCGCCGCGGCGGTGGCGATGTTCGCCGGCACCAACATCGACGACATCGTCGTGCTGACCGTGCTGTTCGTCGCCTCCGCCAGCCAGGGTTCGCCGCGGGCGTGGCAGATCGTCGCCGGCCAGTACCTCGGCCTGATCACCCTCGTCGCGATCAGTGTGGTCGCCGCCCTGGGGTTGGTGATCGTGCCCGAGGACTGGGTCGGGCTGCTGGGGTTGCTGCCCCTGTCGCTGGGGATCTGGGGACTGATCCGGGGCCTGCGCGGCAACGGCGACGGTGAACCCGCGGTGGTGGCGACCGGGCTGGCCAGTGTCGCCGCCATCACCATCGCCAACGGCGCCGACAACATCGCCGTCTACACCCCGGTCTTCCGCACCCTCGGTGCGCCGCAGACCGCGGTCACCATCGCCGTGTTCCTGGTCTGCGTCGGCCTCTGGTGCGCCGCCGGCAGACTGCTCGGCACCCACAAGAAGGTCATCGCCACCCTCGAGCGGGTCGAGCACTGGCTCGTGCCCGCGGTGTTCATCGGCCTGGGCGTGATCATCCTGCTCGAATCCGGGGTGATCGGCCGCCTGTTCGAGGCGCTGACATGACCGACACCCGCTGGCGCGGCGGCGCCCTGATCCGGCCCGGGATCCTCGCGTTCGCCGGGTCGATCGGGACCACCACAAGCCACTCCCATCACGCAGTGCAGGTGATGACCGCAGACACACCGCTCACCGTCGCCGACGGATCCGGGGCCCGGCACTGCGGCACCCAGGTCGTCGTGCCACCCGACACCGCGCACCACATCGAGACCGGCGCCGCGCACGGCGTGGTGGTGTTCCTCGACCCGGACACCGCGGCCGGCCGCGCCGCCGGTCACCGGGCCCACCGATTCGGCTGGGCCGGCGGACCACCACTGCCCGCACCCGCCACCGTCGACGGCGATCTCGGTGCCCTGGTCGCCGTCATGGTCGGCGCGCTGGTCCCGGATTCCGCACCCGCTCCACCGGCCCGGCACCCGTCGGTGACCGCGGCATTGGCGCTGCTGCCCGCGCTCGTCGCCGACGGACCGGTCACCACCACCGACCTCGCCGCCCGGGTGGGTCTGTCTACCAGCCGGCTCACCCACCTGTTCGGCGCGCAGGTCGGGCTCCCGCTGCGCCGCTACGTGCTCTGGACACGCCTGATGATCGCCGTCACCGAGGTCGGGGCCGGACGCGATCTCACCACCGCCGCGCACGCCGCCGGATTCGCCGACAGCGCCCACCTCACCCGCACCTGCCGGAACATCTTCGGGCTGCCCCCGTCCGCGCTGAGCCGCACCGTCACCTGGGACACCGACCCACCCCGGTAGCCGAATCGTTCAAGCCCGCACCCGGTCTCGGCGGCCACGATCGATCCATGCCCACCACCACGACCCACACCCCGGTGCACCA
This genomic window from Rhodococcus pseudokoreensis contains:
- a CDS encoding ArsR/SmtB family transcription factor, which encodes MTIDSDGCLVSGTGSTLDAAVALFHSLSDGTRLAIVRRLADGEARVADLVGELGMAQSTVSAHMACLRDCGLVQGRPQGRQVFYSLTRPELLDLLASAETLLAATGNAVALCPNYGTDAGTGPGVTA
- a CDS encoding heavy metal translocating P-type ATPase; this encodes MSDACGCGHDEPRPEGEEEHEPEKLWQITEIRAAAAAGVLLLAGLIVGWVGGPDPVTLALEALALAVAGYTFVPSTLKRLAKGKIGVGTLMTIAAVGAVILGEVGEAAMLAFLFAISEGLEEYAVTRTRRGLRALLSLVPDTATVIRDGREQTVSPAELALGEIMIVKPGERIATDGTIRAGRTALDTSAITGESVPVEAGPGDAVFAGSINGTGVLEVEVTAGAEDNSLAKIVKIVEAEQSRKGEAQRLADTIAKPLVPTIMVAATIIAAVGSLLGEPRVWIERALVVLVAASPCALAIAVPVTVVAAIGAASKLGVLVKGGAALEALGRIRGIALDKTGTLTRNKPVVIDVATTNGATRAEVLAVAAALEARSEHPLAAAILAAVDDYAPAEDVESVTSAGLTGRLHGAAVRLGRPGWIEPGPLADQVEWMQHAGATAVLIERDHLVLGAIAVRDELRPEAVEVVAGLHRDGYHVTMLTGDNERTARALAAEVGIDEVHADLRPEDKARIIDDLQDRRSTAMVGDGVNDAPALATADLGIAMGAMGTDVAIETADVALMGEDLRHLPQALAHARRSRRIMLQNVGLSLAIITVLMPLALFGVLGLAAVVLVHELAEIVVIANGVRAGRAQALTTGSVPAPAAGKVEART
- a CDS encoding MFS transporter, with amino-acid sequence MSAPERRRWWALLPLTLAVLTLGFDITILNVALPTIAADLGAGTAELQWMVNAYVLVFAGLMLPCGALGDRYGHRRSMLAGLALFAAGSLVAAAAHTAGPVIAARAVMGLGAAVLTPIALATLPVLFPDARERAKALSVVIAAMGAGIPLGPLIGGWLLDHYWWGSIFLINVPVAAAALVATALLIPEFRDPDPRPVDVLGAVLATTGLVAAVYGVIEAPTRGWTDPVTVAALAGGAALVAVFVWWQRHTRHPLIDLPLFGEPLFVWGSVAAALASFALLGLLFVIPQYLHLVGGYDAFGTGLRLLPVIGGIVVGAPLGERLAALCGVRVPVAGGLLLTTAGLTLGATTDAATGYPLTATWLAVTGAGVGAHWPRPSTPSSVSCPPNGPAPASRSP
- a CDS encoding signal peptidase II gives rise to the protein MSETAARATRMGWSRRVLVVVGVALAAVALLVEPVARRELSDDRTVDLGLLQLKLAYNSGVAFSVGDQLPAGIVLVVTATITLGVGIYAWRTVPTSSLVGVVGFSAIIAGAAANVIDRAVDGKVTDYFHTGWWPTFNVADTYLTCGVVLLIASLLWESAHAPADPTPAKESAT
- a CDS encoding DUF3703 domain-containing protein, which produces MPDRIRSAYTAEMAAARDAADGTARWAHLERAHILSQPYPWPHTRNHIAMLILALRQRDRREALGQVVRIIVAAPGSALGRYPEGNTGRTRAGLRTPMPMPADLARLTGTR
- a CDS encoding AraC family transcriptional regulator, whose translation is MTDTRWRGGALIRPGILAFAGSIGTTTSHSHHAVQVMTADTPLTVADGSGARHCGTQVVVPPDTAHHIETGAAHGVVVFLDPDTAAGRAAGHRAHRFGWAGGPPLPAPATVDGDLGALVAVMVGALVPDSAPAPPARHPSVTAALALLPALVADGPVTTTDLAARVGLSTSRLTHLFGAQVGLPLRRYVLWTRLMIAVTEVGAGRDLTTAAHAAGFADSAHLTRTCRNIFGLPPSALSRTVTWDTDPPR
- a CDS encoding cadmium resistance transporter, which encodes MIGTVAAAVAMFAGTNIDDIVVLTVLFVASASQGSPRAWQIVAGQYLGLITLVAISVVAALGLVIVPEDWVGLLGLLPLSLGIWGLIRGLRGNGDGEPAVVATGLASVAAITIANGADNIAVYTPVFRTLGAPQTAVTIAVFLVCVGLWCAAGRLLGTHKKVIATLERVEHWLVPAVFIGLGVIILLESGVIGRLFEALT